A stretch of the Serratia marcescens genome encodes the following:
- the ampE gene encoding beta-lactamase regulator AmpE, producing MTLFTLLLVLAWERLFKLGEHWQLDHRLEVVFQRLHRVSLAQTLAMTAAWMVIVWGVLWLSHGLFFGVVTLLLWIVIDLLCVGAGIKRKHYRAYLKAARQGDTHASDQMAEELALIHGLPVDCSEELRLRELQNALLWINFRYYLAPLFWFVVFGPYGPIALAGYAFLRAYQTWLARHNTPLERSQSGIDHLLNWLDWIPVRLAGVAYALFGHGERALPAWFASLGDRHSSSYQVLTRLAQFSLARDPHMDPVQTPRAAVTLARKVTMIIVVVVALLTIYGTLL from the coding sequence ATGACGCTGTTTACGCTGTTGCTGGTTTTGGCCTGGGAGCGCCTGTTTAAGCTGGGAGAACACTGGCAGCTGGATCACCGTCTCGAAGTGGTGTTTCAGCGGCTGCATCGGGTTTCGCTGGCGCAGACGCTGGCGATGACCGCCGCCTGGATGGTGATCGTCTGGGGCGTTCTGTGGCTGTCGCACGGGTTGTTCTTCGGCGTGGTGACGCTGCTGCTGTGGATTGTCATCGATCTGCTGTGCGTCGGCGCCGGCATCAAGCGCAAACACTACCGCGCCTACCTGAAAGCGGCGCGGCAGGGCGATACCCACGCCAGCGATCAGATGGCGGAAGAGCTGGCGTTGATCCACGGTTTGCCGGTGGACTGCAGCGAAGAGCTGCGCCTGCGCGAGCTGCAAAACGCGCTGCTGTGGATCAACTTCCGCTATTACCTGGCGCCGCTGTTCTGGTTCGTGGTCTTTGGGCCTTACGGGCCGATCGCGTTGGCGGGGTATGCCTTCCTGCGCGCCTATCAAACCTGGCTGGCGCGCCACAATACGCCGCTGGAGCGTTCGCAATCGGGCATCGATCACCTGCTGAACTGGCTGGACTGGATCCCGGTGCGTTTGGCTGGGGTGGCCTATGCGCTGTTCGGCCACGGCGAGCGTGCGCTGCCGGCGTGGTTCGCCTCGCTGGGGGATCGGCATTCGTCGTCGTATCAGGTGTTGACGCGGCTGGCGCAGTTCTCGCTGGCGCGCGATCCGCATATGGATCCGGTGCAAACGCCGCGGGCGGCGGTGACGCTGGCGCGCAAGGTGACGATGATCATCGTGGTGGTAGTGGCGCTGTTGACCATTTACGGCACGCTGCTTTAA
- the hemL gene encoding glutamate-1-semialdehyde 2,1-aminomutase, whose amino-acid sequence MSLHSKSESLYAQAQQLIPGGVNSPVRAFTGVGGVPLFIERADGAYLFDADGKAYIDYVGSWGPMVLGHNHPAIRDAVIEAAQRGLSFGAPTEMEVKMAQLVTELVPTMDMVRMVNSGTEATMSAIRLARGYTNRDKIIKFEGCYHGHADCLLVKAGSGALTLGQPNSPGVPADFAKHTLTCTYNDLDSVRAAFEQYPSEIACIIVEPVAGNMNCVPPLPEFLPGLRALCDKYGALLIIDEVMTGFRVALAGAQSYYGVEPDLTCLGKIIGGGMPVGAFGGRRDVMDALAPTGPVYQAGTLSGNPIAMAAGYACLTEVSQVGVHQTLTELTEMLAAGLLHAAQEENIPLVVNNVGGMFGLFFTDAPTVTCYQDVMQCDVERFKRFFHLMLEEGVYLAPSAFEAGFMSVAHSKEDIQRTIDAARRCFAKL is encoded by the coding sequence ATGAGCCTACACAGCAAGTCCGAAAGTCTGTACGCCCAGGCGCAACAGTTGATCCCCGGTGGGGTGAACTCTCCGGTGCGTGCATTCACCGGCGTAGGCGGTGTGCCGCTGTTTATCGAGCGGGCTGACGGGGCTTACCTGTTCGATGCCGACGGCAAGGCCTATATCGACTATGTCGGTTCCTGGGGGCCGATGGTGCTGGGGCATAACCACCCGGCGATCCGCGACGCGGTGATCGAAGCGGCGCAGCGCGGCCTGAGCTTCGGCGCACCGACCGAGATGGAAGTCAAAATGGCGCAGTTGGTCACCGAACTGGTGCCGACGATGGATATGGTGCGCATGGTGAACTCGGGCACCGAAGCCACCATGAGCGCCATCCGCCTGGCGCGCGGCTACACCAACCGCGACAAAATCATCAAGTTCGAAGGCTGCTACCACGGCCACGCCGACTGCCTGCTGGTGAAAGCCGGTTCCGGCGCGCTGACCCTCGGCCAGCCGAACTCACCGGGCGTGCCGGCCGACTTCGCCAAGCACACCCTGACCTGCACCTATAACGACCTGGATTCGGTGCGTGCCGCCTTCGAGCAGTACCCGTCCGAGATCGCCTGTATCATCGTCGAACCGGTTGCCGGCAACATGAACTGCGTGCCGCCGCTGCCGGAATTCCTGCCGGGACTGCGCGCCCTGTGCGACAAGTACGGCGCGCTCTTGATCATCGATGAAGTGATGACCGGCTTCCGCGTGGCGCTGGCCGGCGCACAGTCCTATTACGGCGTCGAGCCGGATCTGACCTGTCTGGGCAAAATCATCGGCGGCGGCATGCCGGTGGGCGCCTTCGGCGGCCGCCGCGACGTGATGGACGCGCTGGCGCCGACCGGCCCGGTCTACCAGGCGGGCACCCTGTCCGGCAACCCGATCGCCATGGCGGCGGGCTATGCCTGCCTGACCGAAGTATCACAGGTAGGCGTGCACCAGACGCTGACCGAACTGACCGAAATGCTGGCCGCAGGCCTGCTGCATGCGGCGCAGGAAGAGAATATCCCGCTGGTGGTCAACAACGTCGGCGGCATGTTCGGCCTGTTCTTCACCGACGCGCCGACAGTGACCTGCTATCAGGACGTGATGCAGTGCGACGTGGAACGCTTCAAGCGCTTCTTCCACCTGATGCTGGAGGAAGGGGTGTATCTGGCGCCGTCCGCCTTCGAAGCGGGCTTCATGTCCGTGGCGCACAGCAAGGAAGACATTCAGCGCACCATCGACGCCGCGCGTCGCTGCTTCGCCAAGCTGTAA
- the clcA gene encoding H(+)/Cl(-) exchange transporter ClcA codes for MTESQSQPVGTLSPRLSRSDAVRQFIRRDKTPVAILVMAALVGTLAGLLGVAFDKAVEWVQQQRLASLAQVADSWSLVWPLAFILSAALAALGYYLVRRFAPEAGGSGIPEIEGALEELRPVRWWRVIPVKFIGGMGTLGAGMVLGREGPTVQMGGNVGRMVLDVLRIRGAEARHTLLATGAAAGLSAAFNAPLAGILFIIEEMRPQFRYNLISIKAVFIGVIMSSVVFQLFNGQGSVIAVDKLSSAPINTLWLYLVLGAIFGAVGVGFNAMIFRTQDMFARLHGGRMRNVLLMGGLLGGVCGILGLIQPEAAGGGFGLIPIAAAGNYSVGMLMFIFITRIFTTLLCFGSGAPGGIFAPMLALGTLFGTAFGLAGAHLFPQYGIEAGTFAIAGMGALFAATVRAPLTGIVLVLEMTDNYQLILPMIITCLGATVVAQLLGGKPLYSSILARTLQRQEAQLAREAAEKTGKENTTNAVNT; via the coding sequence ATGACAGAATCACAATCACAGCCAGTCGGGACGTTGAGCCCGCGTCTTAGCCGCAGCGATGCGGTGCGTCAGTTTATTCGCCGCGATAAGACCCCGGTGGCGATCCTGGTGATGGCCGCGCTGGTGGGGACGCTGGCCGGTTTGCTCGGCGTGGCCTTCGATAAGGCGGTGGAGTGGGTGCAGCAGCAGCGGCTGGCTTCACTGGCGCAGGTCGCCGATTCCTGGAGCCTGGTGTGGCCGCTGGCGTTTATCCTGTCCGCCGCGCTGGCGGCGCTGGGTTATTACCTGGTGCGGCGCTTTGCGCCTGAGGCGGGCGGCTCGGGTATTCCGGAGATCGAAGGCGCGCTGGAGGAGCTGCGGCCAGTGCGCTGGTGGCGCGTGATCCCGGTGAAATTCATCGGCGGCATGGGCACGCTGGGGGCGGGCATGGTGCTGGGGCGCGAAGGGCCCACGGTGCAAATGGGCGGCAACGTCGGGCGCATGGTATTGGACGTGCTGCGCATTCGCGGCGCCGAGGCGCGTCATACGCTGCTGGCGACCGGGGCCGCCGCTGGGCTGTCCGCCGCGTTCAACGCGCCGCTGGCCGGCATCTTGTTCATCATCGAAGAGATGCGGCCGCAGTTCCGCTACAACCTGATCTCGATTAAAGCGGTGTTTATCGGCGTTATCATGTCGAGCGTGGTGTTCCAGCTGTTTAACGGCCAGGGCTCGGTGATCGCGGTCGATAAACTTTCTTCGGCGCCCATTAATACCCTGTGGCTCTATCTGGTGCTGGGGGCGATATTCGGCGCGGTGGGCGTGGGATTCAACGCGATGATCTTCCGCACTCAGGATATGTTTGCGCGCCTGCACGGCGGCAGAATGCGCAATGTCTTGCTGATGGGCGGGCTGCTCGGCGGCGTGTGCGGTATTCTGGGGCTGATCCAGCCGGAGGCGGCGGGTGGCGGCTTTGGGCTGATCCCCATCGCCGCGGCGGGCAATTACAGCGTCGGCATGTTGATGTTCATCTTTATTACCCGCATCTTCACTACGCTGCTGTGCTTCGGCTCCGGCGCGCCGGGCGGCATCTTCGCGCCGATGCTGGCGCTGGGCACGCTGTTCGGCACCGCTTTTGGGCTGGCGGGGGCGCACCTGTTCCCGCAGTACGGCATCGAGGCGGGCACCTTCGCCATCGCCGGCATGGGGGCGCTGTTCGCCGCCACGGTGCGCGCCCCGCTGACCGGTATCGTGCTGGTGCTGGAAATGACCGACAACTACCAACTGATTTTACCGATGATCATCACTTGCCTCGGCGCTACGGTGGTGGCGCAGCTGCTCGGCGGCAAGCCGCTGTATTCGTCGATCCTGGCCCGCACGCTGCAAAGACAGGAGGCGCAGCTGGCGCGGGAAGCGGCGGAGAAAACAGGTAAGGAAAATACAACAAATGCGGTGAATACTTGA
- the erpA gene encoding iron-sulfur cluster insertion protein ErpA — protein sequence MSDQTALPLQFTEAAASKVKFLIADEENPNLKLRVYITGGGCSGFQYGFTFDDKVNDGDMTIEKQGVALVVDPMSLQYLVGGSVDYTEGLEGSRFVVTNPNAKTTCGCGSSFSI from the coding sequence ATGAGTGATCAAACGGCACTGCCCCTGCAATTTACCGAGGCAGCAGCAAGCAAGGTTAAGTTCCTGATTGCTGACGAAGAAAATCCGAACCTGAAGTTGCGGGTTTACATTACCGGCGGCGGCTGCAGCGGATTCCAGTACGGCTTCACTTTTGACGACAAGGTCAACGATGGCGACATGACCATCGAGAAGCAGGGCGTGGCGCTGGTGGTCGATCCGATGAGCCTACAGTATCTGGTCGGCGGTTCGGTGGATTACACTGAAGGGCTGGAAGGGTCGCGCTTCGTGGTGACCAACCCGAATGCCAAAACCACCTGCGGTTGTGGTTCGTCGTTCAGCATCTGA
- a CDS encoding TRIC cation channel family protein — MLVFWLDILGTAVFAISGVLLAGKLRMDPFGVLVLGVVTAVGGGTIRDMALANGPVFWVKDPTDLVVAMITCVLTLLLVRQPRRLPQWVLPVLDAVGLAVFVGIGVNKAFAAGTGPLVAICMGVITGVGGGIIRDVLAREIPMILRTEIYATACIIGGIVHATAFYTFSMPLQQAMMLGMIITLVIRLAAIRWHLKLPAFILER; from the coding sequence ATGCTGGTGTTCTGGTTGGATATTCTCGGTACGGCGGTGTTCGCCATCTCCGGCGTACTGCTGGCCGGCAAGTTGCGCATGGATCCGTTCGGCGTGCTGGTATTGGGCGTGGTCACCGCGGTCGGCGGCGGCACCATCCGCGACATGGCGCTGGCCAACGGCCCGGTGTTCTGGGTCAAGGATCCCACCGATCTGGTGGTGGCGATGATCACCTGCGTCTTGACGCTGCTGCTGGTGCGCCAGCCGCGCCGTCTGCCGCAGTGGGTGCTGCCGGTGCTGGACGCCGTCGGGCTGGCGGTGTTCGTCGGCATCGGCGTCAACAAGGCCTTCGCAGCCGGCACCGGCCCGCTGGTGGCAATCTGCATGGGGGTGATCACCGGCGTCGGCGGCGGCATTATCCGCGACGTGCTGGCGCGCGAGATCCCGATGATCCTGCGCACCGAAATTTACGCCACCGCCTGCATCATCGGCGGCATCGTGCACGCCACGGCGTTTTACACCTTCAGCATGCCGCTGCAACAGGCCATGATGCTGGGCATGATCATCACCCTGGTCATTCGACTGGCGGCCATCCGCTGGCACCTCAAACTGCCCGCCTTTATTCTCGAACGCTGA
- the btuF gene encoding vitamin B12 ABC transporter substrate-binding protein BtuF: MLCLLALWLAMPAGAAQRVISLAPNATELAYAAGMGDVLVAASAYSDYPPQAAKLEQVASWQGINLERVLALKPDLILAWRGGNPQRVLDQLAAFGIPIFYADADNLEGIAGLLDKLAQYSPHPEQAHQAAEGLRRQFAALKQQYAANPSRRVLLQFGTQPLFTSAGATLQSQVLALCGGQNVFADSRTPWPQISREQVLARQPQAIVITGGAKEAANVKAFWAPQLQVPVIALNEDWFNRGGPRILLAAQQLCRQLAEIR, translated from the coding sequence ATGCTCTGTCTGTTGGCGCTCTGGCTGGCCATGCCGGCCGGCGCCGCTCAGCGGGTGATCAGCCTGGCGCCCAACGCGACCGAACTCGCCTATGCCGCCGGCATGGGCGATGTGCTGGTGGCGGCGAGCGCCTATTCCGATTATCCGCCGCAGGCCGCCAAGCTGGAGCAGGTGGCCTCCTGGCAGGGCATCAATCTGGAGCGGGTGCTGGCGCTCAAGCCGGACCTGATCCTCGCCTGGCGCGGCGGCAATCCGCAGCGCGTGCTGGATCAGCTCGCCGCGTTCGGCATCCCGATCTTCTATGCGGACGCCGATAATCTCGAAGGGATCGCCGGCTTGCTGGACAAGCTGGCGCAATACAGCCCGCACCCGGAGCAGGCGCATCAGGCGGCGGAAGGCCTTCGCCGCCAGTTCGCCGCTCTCAAACAACAGTATGCCGCTAACCCATCGCGGCGCGTGCTGCTGCAGTTCGGCACCCAGCCGCTGTTCACCAGCGCCGGCGCCACATTGCAAAGCCAGGTGCTGGCGCTGTGCGGCGGGCAGAACGTCTTCGCCGACAGCCGCACCCCTTGGCCACAAATCAGCCGCGAGCAGGTGTTGGCGCGCCAGCCGCAGGCCATCGTCATCACCGGCGGCGCGAAAGAAGCCGCCAATGTGAAAGCCTTCTGGGCGCCGCAGCTGCAGGTGCCGGTGATCGCGCTGAACGAAGACTGGTTCAACCGCGGCGGGCCGCGCATCCTGTTGGCGGCGCAGCAGCTGTGCCGCCAGCTGGCGGAGATCCGCTGA
- the mtnN gene encoding 5'-methylthioadenosine/S-adenosylhomocysteine nucleosidase has translation MKVGIIGAMEQEVTLLRDQIENRQTIQRAGCEIYTGQIGGVDVALLKSGIGKVSAAMGTTLLLEHCSPDLVINTGSAGGLASTLRVGDIVVSEEVRYHDADVTAFGYEPGQMAGCPAAFVADDALIALAEGCIKQLDLHAVRGLICSGDAFINGAEPLARIRATFPRVAAVEMEAAAIAHICHLFGTPFVVVRAISDVADSESHMSFDEFLVVAAKQSTLMVNAMLQTLAKRG, from the coding sequence ATGAAAGTAGGCATCATCGGCGCAATGGAGCAGGAAGTCACCCTGCTGCGCGATCAAATCGAAAACCGTCAAACTATCCAGCGCGCAGGCTGCGAAATCTACACCGGCCAAATTGGCGGCGTTGACGTGGCCCTGCTGAAATCCGGCATCGGTAAAGTCTCGGCGGCCATGGGCACCACTCTGCTGCTGGAGCACTGCAGCCCGGACCTGGTGATCAACACCGGTTCCGCCGGCGGCCTGGCCAGCACGCTGCGCGTGGGCGATATCGTGGTATCGGAAGAAGTGCGCTACCACGACGCCGACGTCACCGCTTTCGGCTACGAGCCGGGCCAGATGGCCGGCTGCCCGGCGGCGTTCGTCGCCGACGACGCGCTGATCGCGTTGGCGGAAGGCTGCATCAAACAGCTGGATCTGCACGCGGTGCGCGGCCTGATCTGCAGCGGTGACGCCTTCATCAATGGCGCCGAACCGCTGGCGCGCATCCGCGCGACCTTCCCGCGCGTCGCCGCCGTGGAAATGGAAGCCGCGGCGATCGCCCACATCTGCCATCTGTTCGGCACGCCGTTCGTGGTGGTGCGCGCCATTTCCGACGTCGCCGACAGCGAATCGCACATGAGCTTTGACGAGTTCCTGGTGGTAGCGGCCAAGCAGTCTACGCTGATGGTCAACGCCATGCTGCAAACCCTGGCCAAGCGCGGTTGA
- the dgt gene encoding dGTPase gives MSGIDFKQKISFQRPFSKPIEAEEEYDIVRQFESDRGRIVNSAAIRRLQQKTQVFPLERNAAVRSRLTHSMEVQQVGRHIAKEILNRFKQAGRIDELGLTRLLDPFESIVEMACLMHDIGNPPFGHFGESAINDWFAQRLDPASCGSEPGSHDRCLVATLRLHEGESDLNRLRSRIRQDLSHFEGNAQAIRMVYSLLKLNLTYAQVGCILKYTRPAYWASDIPASHSYLMKKPGYYLAEEAFVDRLRRELHMGEFDRFPLTYIMEAADDISYCVADLEDAVEKSIFTVEQLYQHLIQEWGEVVPGDLFDKTVASAFRKIDRGGARRSAEDQFFMYLRVFTVARLVPHAAQRFIDNLDAVYQGSFNQALLEDSSPAYQLLKIFKNVAFKHVFNHPEVEQLELQGYRVISGLLDIYSPLLAMSLADFSQLVHEDSHRAYPIETRLFHKLSTKHRLAYAEAVEGLQHLSPEQQAIREYYFRARLLQDYISGMTDLYAYDEYRRLMAAE, from the coding sequence ATGTCCGGGATCGACTTCAAGCAAAAAATCAGCTTTCAACGGCCTTTCAGCAAACCGATCGAGGCCGAGGAAGAGTACGACATCGTGCGGCAGTTCGAGAGCGATCGCGGGCGCATCGTTAACTCGGCCGCCATTCGCCGTCTGCAGCAAAAAACCCAGGTGTTTCCGCTGGAGCGCAACGCGGCGGTGCGCAGCCGCCTGACGCACTCGATGGAGGTGCAGCAGGTTGGGCGCCACATCGCCAAAGAGATCCTCAACCGCTTCAAACAGGCGGGGAGAATTGATGAGCTCGGCCTGACCCGGCTGCTCGATCCGTTTGAAAGCATCGTGGAAATGGCCTGCCTGATGCACGACATCGGCAATCCGCCGTTCGGTCACTTCGGCGAGTCGGCGATCAACGACTGGTTCGCCCAACGGCTCGATCCCGCCAGTTGCGGCAGCGAGCCGGGCAGCCACGATCGCTGCCTGGTGGCGACGCTGCGCCTGCATGAGGGGGAGAGCGATCTGAACCGGCTGCGCAGCCGGATCCGTCAGGATCTCAGCCACTTCGAGGGCAATGCCCAGGCGATCCGCATGGTGTACAGCCTGCTCAAGCTCAACCTGACCTATGCGCAGGTCGGCTGCATTTTGAAATACACCCGCCCGGCCTACTGGGCGAGCGACATCCCCGCCAGCCACAGTTACCTGATGAAAAAGCCCGGCTACTATCTGGCGGAAGAGGCCTTCGTCGATCGGCTGCGGCGCGAGCTGCACATGGGCGAGTTCGATCGTTTCCCGCTGACCTATATCATGGAGGCCGCCGACGATATCTCGTACTGCGTGGCCGATCTGGAAGACGCGGTGGAGAAGAGCATTTTCACCGTCGAGCAGCTGTATCAGCACCTGATTCAGGAGTGGGGCGAGGTGGTGCCGGGCGATCTGTTCGACAAGACCGTCGCCAGCGCGTTTCGCAAGATCGATCGCGGCGGCGCGCGGCGCAGCGCGGAAGATCAGTTCTTCATGTATTTGCGGGTGTTTACCGTGGCGCGGCTGGTGCCGCACGCGGCGCAACGCTTTATCGACAATCTGGACGCGGTCTATCAGGGCAGTTTCAATCAGGCGCTGCTGGAGGACTCCAGCCCGGCGTACCAGCTGCTGAAAATATTTAAAAATGTGGCGTTCAAGCACGTGTTCAACCACCCGGAGGTCGAGCAGCTCGAGCTGCAAGGCTACCGGGTGATCAGCGGCCTGCTGGACATTTACAGCCCGCTGTTGGCGATGTCGCTGGCGGACTTCAGCCAGCTGGTGCACGAGGACAGTCATCGCGCTTACCCGATCGAAACGCGCCTGTTCCACAAGCTGTCCACCAAGCATCGGCTGGCGTATGCGGAGGCGGTAGAGGGGCTGCAGCATTTATCGCCGGAGCAGCAAGCCATTCGGGAATATTATTTCCGCGCGCGTTTATTGCAGGACTATATCAGCGGAATGACCGACCTTTACGCCTATGATGAATATCGTCGATTGATGGCGGCGGAATAA